A segment of the Anoplolepis gracilipes chromosome 14, ASM4749672v1, whole genome shotgun sequence genome:
aaacaaTGTCCTTTTGTTTCAGGGTGATTTGTTTGGTGGCTTGAATAGCGGTTTGCAAGACGGCTTACTTTCAAGAGCAGAGGCTTTGGCAGCAGATTTGGGGAAGCACAACGCCGGGACGCCGATGCCACTGAAGCACGATCCCGTGTCTGTGTATCATCATGGAGCACACATGCCTACCCCCCATCCAAATAACCGGCCACATCATCAGGTACAATCACACCTCCTTGTGAGTCCGCATTTTTGATATACTATTCTATCgtaaaatcgtataaaaataaactatgtaTGAGGTATAAACTTTGCTCCTCAATACgactctataaaattttattatatatacgcatctcttcatatatatttttttaattttcatactaGATACGATAACTACACTTAGAGAATATAGTATATtgtcgataataaaaaaaaaaaagaaaaaattatccatAGAGAACAATTATCGCAATAAAGGAGTCCCCTTTCGTCGCCCCCACGCGTCACCGTTTCGTAAACCCTCCCCTGCACGCATCCATAAAATGCAACGAATCCAACGGTCAGAGTTAAAATCGTTgccaataattaattacaggcggcaattaattttgaattcatatttaattggcggattgaaaaatttaatttacgcagtttatttgttaatatcgCGAACAATGCAGACAACCATTTTAATTTCGCCGCTCTTTAATGGTTAATAAGCcgcattatatttattactgcgTCGTTGTATATTCGTAACTTTACGCAGTTTTAGCGGCGTGATTACGCCGCTTAGAGATGGGCGTGTCTCTATACATGTGTATACGATCTCGGGCAACAAATTGCATTTCAATTTGTTGCCCCGCAGTGTACCTTATGCTAATCTGAGCAATCTGATGCCGATGAATGAATATACGCGGGGCGACGCCGAGCAACTAACGCGCATCGACCCGGAATGATCTTTTCAAATGTAAGGGGCGTGTgtgctatacatatatattatctccGTGTGTATCGTGCTTGTATGCCCCCGTGATGAATTCTAAGGGAACCCGTGTCTGCGGTATGAGGGTTCGAGACAGGTTTTGCCTAACTTTTCTCGTGCCGACCACCCGTAGATCCGCGTATgtgattttattcatataaatccCGACTCTCCGACACTTTCTAAGATAGACTGCTTagaactttatatttaattattaaatacatatttttttcttgctttgCAAAATGTTATACTATTTTCCAAGaacaattctttgattttcaGTGGGAACGGAAAAActgaactaaaaatatttctcgtataaaattcaaaatgtctGTTTACATGTGATTAGCTTtgcaaatacaaaaataaaacatgatgGAAActaatatatcaaattctgaaaacattattactgtaactaatttattttgtttcaacACGTAcgactttatttataaatcaatttcaagAATTTTGCGGTCGTTGTATAAATGATTCTCCATTTCACGCGCAGTGGCTGGGAAAACCGAGTCTATTCAAATTGCAACAATAATAACGTCAAATCATATTCCATGAGCCTTAATAgataacatacatattttgaagaaaacatGTACGtgagtatataaaatgtaaaaaaacataagagaaacgatgagagaaagagggagatatatatatatatatatatatatatatatatatatatatatatatatatttgaaaagaaagacAGAGATAAAAATAGCGTCGAGCTGACGCAAAAATAGCGTAAAGGGATCGGGAGAGAACAACAACACGGCCAACAAGGAGagtggaaaagaaaaattagaggGCGAGGTGGGCAATAGAGCAAGGAGAACGAGCAAAACATAGAGCCGGCTAACCCTACCATCGTGTCAGCGTAATGATGAAATATTGCGCGGGTCTCTTGGGCCCTACACCTCGTACGCCCGTGGGCAGGTCCCCCCCCGCCCTCTCCCCCCCGCTTCCCCATTCCCTCTACCCCCGCCGTATTCGCTGTATATTTGCCGCCGGTGGTGCTCCCGACAGCATCCACCTTCTGCCTTTTCCACGCTGTCCGTGTAGCGCACCCCCTTGCATTTCTGATGTAACTGCGCTATCCCGTAGTACCACCACCGACCGAAACCGTGCCACACATCCAGTTAGCTCACTATACTACTGCCGTTCTCATGAGAATAGATGATGCGCGTGTTGTGCCTTACGCGTGTACGTGTACGAGCCGGCTGCCCCGCGAGATTCGTGTATAAGCGCtcacgtgtatgtatgtacgtatacgTGAGGTAATGGGCCGGGTTATGTGCGAACGACGCGGATATTTTTGGACCagcgatttttttatagcgatattttttttttttttttttttttttttttttcgtcggtATCGCGTATTACGAACTGTCCGAACGTGGGCCGTGGTCGCAATCCTATGTCCAAAACTGAGAATAATTGATGTAACCGGATGTAAACAAACGAGAGGGGATTAAATCGGGATTGAAAAGGATGTGTACAAtacttgataaaaatgttCCGGTATAAACGTACATACACGCGCGGAAATGCTctttgaaacatttatttatggaAGGTTTCgcatatcattatttttgaatatatatttttgttatatcccGAATATTTAGATGGATGCACTTACTCAGCggataattctttatattttttcacatataagtatttaataaacatataaaaaaaatattattgtattctttattcgtctctctctctcttctttttctcttcaataaaaagatattattattttataataaaatctatgtataattggatttatttcatcaattGGCCTTTGTCATGTAAATTGTcgttaaataagtttattccTATGTGTGTAAaggaacattttatttctgaaaCATACGCGTCAACTAATTCTAATTACATGTCCTGTCCCTACGGTCGAAACCGTGGCGTCTAGTTAATTCAGTATATTCCCGTGAGACCAGATGATTTTATGTGTGCAAACAAGATCGTACATATGTACGTGATACCTTACATACTTAAGTAGGCAAAagtcacaataaataaatcatgtatcaaagaaatttaataattaaaataaattaatcgaataaattgaTCGTACAACTCGACAAGAGAatcgcaataaataatattagaatattttcaaaaaattagaaacgtgaaaaataaaaagaaaagaaaattcttttcacatattttttttcaaataaatggaATGTtattcgaattaaaaaaaaaaaaaaaaacgatttcttttatttcgctTCATCTGTGATTCGCGTTTTGTCGATGTATTCGCGACTTGCGACGTACGGCATCTCCAACTTTGTATCAGCAGATGTAACACCTGATATTAATCTTTAGAAAACGAGTTAATAGTAGGCCACTTATATAACGGCACTTtaaacgaagaaaaatatgaaagaagttcataaatatataatttctaaagagTTGTGCTTGCGAGGTGCGTCCTGCATTCGTGACGACGGCCGCACGTGCTGCATAATTATGCGTGTTAGCTTGTACATATTTCCTGCTCTCTCCACCACACTCGACCTAACTTTGCTTTTTATCCCCTTCATTCATGCCTTCCCTACACCACGATGGTGCTTCATCAAAATGCATTTCCGCAAACTCGGCAATACGATACATATCCGGCTTTTCATCGTATTCACGTTCCTAcactttatcttatatatttacttgagaaaaataatagtaaataaaatttttcaattttccttACCAATATAATTACCTgtacaatttgcaatttgttgTAATTTGACTTTAATATGTCgtttgctattttttattttttttttttcccctaattcatctatttcattttttactttatacatatatcatgttaattaaatattaaattaatattctgttGAAGTAAGAGGCTTACGTGAGGAAGATATGTTATAaagttggaaaatattttttgcaggcTTTTTGCAGTTTTTAAtagtataacaaaataatttaatagttagGAAGTGtcattaatcataaaaaaatttgtattaataaaaacagttaaaaatatttgtgtttcgttttttgtttaattattatattaccaCACAGatatagttaatatttaacaaatatgttataaagtattaattgaaatcaattatatatagactTCTTTTTGTGTTGATGTCTTGTTAATCATaacattaaagattaaaatgcatttctatgttaaaataaatcaagaatattgataacaaaaaagtcttgaaatgtttaaacatctcattatattataaaatatttagaaaatgtaaataaatactcGACAGTAATAAAgacaatgaaatattaaatttttatatacattagattttattcgattttccTACGTAATCTTACTGTTAGAATTCTAGTTATATTAAAGCTGTGCATTTCTCCAGCATCTTGTTGAAGAACATTGGCGTCAGTGTATTCAACAAAACTTTTCTTTATCAAAactgtcaatttattaaattccgggaaaatttaagaaaaaaggcTTTCCATCGTATTTACGTTTTTACACTTTatctcatatacatatttacttgagaaaaataatagtaaataaaatttttcaatttttcttactaatataattacctATACAATTTGCGACttgttataatttgattttaatatgtcgtttggcattttttattttttttttttttctaattcatCTATTTCATTTCtgacattatacatataccatgttaattaaatatgtcaattTCTTTAAGAAACAATAGGCATAGTACACAATGAAATTGAGtattctcaatttttcttactaatataattacctATTGcgatttcttataatttgaCTTTCACtctcaaactgaacacgttCTTTTGTGTCCGCTTCAGATTTAGATTCGCCAGCACTTTGCACTGAATGTACTGTTTTAAATTGTCCTTTCAGTTCCAAGTCCCTTTTGACACAACCTTTTTTTCGGATAAGTTTCCAACCTCgagattttatcaatatttttttaaaacaatggatTAAAAATGACACGAAAGAcccacgtgttcagtttgagggttaaTATGTCGTttgccattttttattttttttttttttcccaattCATCGATGTTAATTAGATATGTGAATTTCTTGAAGAAACAACAGACACAGTACACCCTGAGACTGAGTATTCTCAATTGGCGTGTTCCAGATGAGCCATCCGGGGATGGAAAGCCTCGACATGCTGGACCCAGCAAACTCGATGACGACACTAACGCCGATGTCCGAGAGCACGGGCGGCGGACCCGGGCATCACGCTGGCATCCACGGCCCGTCTGTTTACGGTGGGATGAACGGCATGATGAGCCACCACCATCATCACGGCAATCTgggcggcggtggcggtagCGTGCCGCATCCGGCGCATCATCACCCGGCAATGGCAGCCGCGGCCGCGGCGGCGGCCGCGGCGGGTCTCCATCCCGATGCCGATACCGATCCTCGCGAGCTGGAGGCCTTCGCCGAGCGATTCAAGCAACGGCGTATCAAGCTCGGCGTGACGCAGGCCGACGTCGGCAAAGCACTCGCTAATCTCAAGCTACCGGGCGTCGGCGCCCTCTCGCAATCGACGATCTGTCGCTTCGAGTCGCTCACGCTTTCGCACAACAACATGATCGCCTTGAAGCCGATCCTCCAGGCCTGGCTCGAGGAGGCGGAGGCGCAGGCGAAGAACAAACGTCGCGATCCCGACGCGCCCTCGGTGTTGCCGGCAGGCGAGAAGAAACGGAAACGCACCAGCATCGCCGCGCCCGAGAAACGCTCCCTGGAAGCGTACTTCGCGGTACAACCGCGTCCCTCGGGCGAGAAGATCGCCGCGATCGCGGAGAAGCTTGATCTCAAGAAGAACGTCGTCCGCGTTTGGTTCTGCAACCAGCGGCAGAAGCAGAAGCGCATGAAGTTCGCGGCTCAACATTGACCCGAGGGTGGCTTGTGACAGCAGAACTGACCGTACCAGCTGCCTGGTCTCGAGCCGAAACCCGAACCTCTGACCGAGTTTCAGGGATGGCCATGAGGCGCTCCAGAACAATCATCGTCGGAGGCTTCAAGGGCTTCCCTTAGACTACCGTTGGTGGACACGTCCGAGTGACGAGAGACTCGTATGAGTCATCGTCGTCGGGTAAACATCATCATCGAGAATGTCCACTCGCGGAACGTCTTTCGCGGTCGCGCGAAATAATCTTGATGGCTCGATACCATGGGCAGATACTATCGGTACATCGTGCTGTCACAGGCTGAGGATGAATCGCTTGTTATCGCTGCGCGTGTGTAATATGCATGTAATACGCATATTCTGGAATCACCGGTTGCAGGGAGCTATTCTTGACCCGTCGGTACgcgattctctttctctctatctctctttctctcaacgAATCTCTTAtacgattattattacgtCTCATCGCGCTGTGTGAtgttaaaaagagatatataaccTAACCGGCGCGGGCACACGATATAATGCTGGTGACGTGTTTACGAATGTTTCCCCATGAACAATATTATCGCACTCCGTCAACCTAATGATCCCATAAATATCAATCCATCGGATCGCATCCAACGCGCGAAAATTGAACGCGGAATTGACGCTAAACGATTTCGCATACAAGATGTTTCACTTTTCTCAGGCAAACCGTAATTAAGTAGAGTTTGACAGAAGTTGCGACAAATTAATGcgactaattaatttttcttagagATTTCAGATATGTTACATTTCAAAGTCGAGATCTATTCATACGCGAATAAAACTGAATACGATGCGTCACGATAAACCTCTCTTTTTCAGATGAAAATacacgaaaataatttttgtttataataaaaaaaaaaaggagccAATCACGCATCTGCGAATATTATACGGATAATATCGAGAAAGAACACTCTCAATCGTTGCAATAATGCATGATGCTTTCAACAGTATGATTTTTGGAAAATGAGGAGATACGTTGGAAACATATCAGCgctttcttcaaatttttatttgcgttAACAGGAAGCGTTATAACGACGAATTCATATTGCATACGATAATATTATGGAGGTACACAAATAGTACGCGATTCGCGCGTTTCATTTGAGATATAACatttatcaactttttttaagaatatagaCGTGaatttcaaagtaaaatacatattgcaATACtggtttgtaaaaatttaaaataaattttacgttgtaattaatcaatataaaagttgcatatattttaatgtaacgcaaataattctttttatttttgtcgaaGAGAAAAAACTCGAGTattaaatttcagaaaaataaaaagcaaaattttctgcaaatttttattcaatattttgtaaaagataATCTCTCCTAAAAATATCCTGAAccatcaaaaataaataaaaagtacagaTTTAAGTAAATGCTTTTAAGAGAAATTAGGCAAAGCAGTtgattaaatgtaaatgtatgtaACACACTACACAACAATACTTTCTCGCGATACTTTGAAGTAAAGTTTTCGGGCTTGCACATAGTTCGTAAAACCACGAGTTCGAGAAACGCACCACCAACGATCGCGATAAAACAGTTTACGATGCCATTTGCCCTTCGACCCTTTCGTCGTATGACATCTGCGACCGAAATCGCCGTTTGGCGCCGATTTCCCGATCATATTTTTCGCAGACGAATATGCGAAATCCTGTAATTCATGACTCAAGGTAAATCCACAATAGAGAGAAAtggtatttcatatttttctttattatcaaataaataatcaaaatttaatgaatttctattaattttttttgtctataACATcgcttcaatttttataaatgtataattgcgATAACGTTGTGACCTTTTATGTCAGCGATACAATATCATAGAGACATGTAAAAGACCTTTAACGCGTATATTACATTGAacttgcaattatttattaaaaattaatcaattgaaAATATCACGCTTAAGTGCAAAAAACATTTGAATGTTAAAAGGAAAAGTTGTCAACTTGCGATTCAATTTTTACTAGTTTCTATAAttgttacaaattaataaatgaagaaaaaaaaaaacactttttaaaatactttctttcaatcgaaaacaataatatttaatcgaataataattatgagatTGAAAGAATCACATATCGTTTCGTGTAATACTGCAAACGTCATTGTATCGTTGACAAAATTATGATCTTCATAAATTTCTACCTATGATGACAGCCAatgatactttaaatattttgtaaattgataACACGTCGGAAATGTTCGTAAATCACCACTGTATATATTCACCACTGCAATAATTTACTGAGCAATAATCATTGAAGGCACATTCGATCGCCGGGAGACAATCTCGGCTGAAGAtgagaaagagggaaaaagagaaaaactgagagagagagagagagagagagagagagagagagagacagagagagagagaaatttctcGTCGTTCACTCTTTGCGGACGATCCTGTCATGATGAATGAACGGCGAGGAGCAAAGACCACCAACGCGTCTTGAAAAGTACAACtcgaaacataaaatataaagtacgTATTTGTTATAAAGACGACGCGCGGGTATACGTCGCGCCGATGAAAAAAGTGATATTAATCCTAATGAAGAGACGCTCACAGTGCAGTGTAAACAGTGAAGAAAACGAATAGCGTGCGTGTGAACGAGTGAATGTGATGTGTGTGAGAAAGAAACAGAAAGGGGTTAAGATTTAGAAAGAAATGAGAGCTGAacagagcgagagagagagagagagagagagagagagagagagagagagagagagagagagagagagagagagagagagagagagagagagagagagagagagagagagagagagagagagagcgagagcgagagagcgagagagaggaaCAAACTAACAGAgctaagaaaaatgttttacgtaGTGATATTGGACAATCAGTGAAAAGACTGTACCATATCATATTGAAGCAATACCGTAGCATGTAGTAAACGAATTAATTATACTCTGttcgtattttttaatgatcgTCCGCGCATCCGCCATGCGTCATGCGCCGactattttcgtaaaattcaAGGGGGGAGGCAGGAAAGAAGGGAAGAGAGGGCAACGCGAAGGGATGAGTCGCGGGAGGTGTTTTAATCTCGATACagatacacatacacaccccacacacacacacacacacacacacacacacgcgcgcgcgcgcgcgcgccatCCTGCTTTGTAAAACCGATTAATATATCTCCTTATCGATTCGATATCAGGGACGCGGTGAAACGACGCCTCCTGCACGCGTCGTTCAGTTTCCATTCGCGTAAATCGCGGAAACGCGCGGTCTGTCGACGTGCGTGCATCGGGAAAGCAGAGCTTTCAGTTTTTTCGGGTCCGTGTGTTTTTCTCGATACACACCCCCGCGCGATCGGCATCGATTTGCCGCGCGCGCGAATAATAATGAGATCGAAGTCGAGAGAatccaattatatatttacatacacgCGTGTCCATCTCTCTTTTTGTTCGCCCGACGAGAAGTCCGTCGTATTGCGGCCGTTTATTTCCGCGTGACGACAACGAAGTTCTACGAATGCGAGATCGACGCATCCTCTTAACGGAAGGTAAGACGCGCAGCGACTCGAATatgagaaggaaagagagagagagagagagagcacacAGAGTCGGTTTCGATATACGACCGTAATAGCTCGGTTGTAAGTCGCGGTTGTTAGAATAAAATGCGCGATATATCTTCTAAAGTTGGATACACACACGCGATTGCGACTCGACTTTCGTGTAACTGGAAATGAACGTTACATCTTAAACGTTAGCTTTGTCTCGATACTAGAAAAGTCTCGAAAAAATTTCCAagttacacaaatataatttaggtACTATTTGAAATCATTTTAACCAacggattttatatttataaaatggataattatttatttctctttaatcaataaaaagaagataatttcagatataatatacgttatttaaaagcaaaattttatacaatttatgtaaaaagaaaaaaatgattaaaaaagtttaagtcataactttgtaaaataaagaCAATTTAGTTGATTCAGAACTTAACATCAGAAATCCAATCTCTATTTAACAAATCGACAAAAATTGATTAGCCGAAAAGTTGACGTTCGAAATGTGTCTCTCTGCTTTAATGGAAAAACAGTAAGTGACATGTGCAAGTATCCGAGACGTCGATTCCTCATTTAATTTCAACTTTGTTCAA
Coding sequences within it:
- the Acj6 gene encoding inhibitory POU protein isoform X2, with amino-acid sequence MMYSPDKMMGSKGLHGAPITAPGCFPSGRYSPPPYRAAPDPMPPPPRRCMPNPTSRILEDASIMCNSWSPRHNGDLFGGLNSGLQDGLLSRAEALAADLGKHNAGTPMPLKHDPVSVYHHGAHMPTPHPNNRPHHQMSHPGMESLDMLDPANSMTTLTPMSESTGGGPGHHAGIHGPSVYGGMNGMMSHHHHHGNLGGGGGSVPHPAHHHPAMAAAAAAAAAAGLHPDADTDPRELEAFAERFKQRRIKLGVTQADVGKALANLKLPGVGALSQSTICRFESLTLSHNNMIALKPILQAWLEEAEAQAKNKRRDPDAPSVLPAGEKKRKRTSIAAPEKRSLEAYFAVQPRPSGEKIAAIAEKLDLKKNVVRVWFCNQRQKQKRMKFAAQH
- the Acj6 gene encoding inhibitory POU protein isoform X4, which gives rise to MMYSPDKMMGSKGLHGAPITAPGCFPSGRYSPPPYRAAPDPMPPPPRRCMPNPTGDLFGGLNSGLQDGLLSRAEALAADLGKHNAGTPMPLKHDPVSVYHHGAHMPTPHPNNRPHHQMSHPGMESLDMLDPANSMTTLTPMSESTGGGPGHHAGIHGPSVYGGMNGMMSHHHHHGNLGGGGGSVPHPAHHHPAMAAAAAAAAAAGLHPDADTDPRELEAFAERFKQRRIKLGVTQADVGKALANLKLPGVGALSQSTICRFESLTLSHNNMIALKPILQAWLEEAEAQAKNKRRDPDAPSVLPAGEKKRKRTSIAAPEKRSLEAYFAVQPRPSGEKIAAIAEKLDLKKNVVRVWFCNQRQKQKRMKFAAQH
- the Acj6 gene encoding inhibitory POU protein isoform X1 codes for the protein MMYSPDKMMGSKGLHGAPITAPGCFPSGRYSPPPYRAAPDPMPPPPRRCMPNPTSRILEDASIMCNSWSPRHNGDLFGGLNSGLQDGLLSRAEALAADLGKHNAGTPMPLKHDPVSVYHHGAHMPTPHPNNRPHHQVQSHLLMSHPGMESLDMLDPANSMTTLTPMSESTGGGPGHHAGIHGPSVYGGMNGMMSHHHHHGNLGGGGGSVPHPAHHHPAMAAAAAAAAAAGLHPDADTDPRELEAFAERFKQRRIKLGVTQADVGKALANLKLPGVGALSQSTICRFESLTLSHNNMIALKPILQAWLEEAEAQAKNKRRDPDAPSVLPAGEKKRKRTSIAAPEKRSLEAYFAVQPRPSGEKIAAIAEKLDLKKNVVRVWFCNQRQKQKRMKFAAQH
- the Acj6 gene encoding inhibitory POU protein isoform X3, giving the protein MMYSPDKMMGSKGLHGAPITAPGCFPSGRYSPPPYRAAPDPMPPPPRRCMPNPTGDLFGGLNSGLQDGLLSRAEALAADLGKHNAGTPMPLKHDPVSVYHHGAHMPTPHPNNRPHHQVQSHLLMSHPGMESLDMLDPANSMTTLTPMSESTGGGPGHHAGIHGPSVYGGMNGMMSHHHHHGNLGGGGGSVPHPAHHHPAMAAAAAAAAAAGLHPDADTDPRELEAFAERFKQRRIKLGVTQADVGKALANLKLPGVGALSQSTICRFESLTLSHNNMIALKPILQAWLEEAEAQAKNKRRDPDAPSVLPAGEKKRKRTSIAAPEKRSLEAYFAVQPRPSGEKIAAIAEKLDLKKNVVRVWFCNQRQKQKRMKFAAQH